The following coding sequences lie in one Hydrogenophaga sp. PBL-H3 genomic window:
- a CDS encoding Rne/Rng family ribonuclease, whose product MSQDILINWSPQETRVAVVEQGAVQEVHLERTLERGLVGNIYLGKVSRVLPGMQSAFIDIGLDRAAFLHVADLMPNIAAKHAAPRASVPAATESEPAAPASGANGKLLAPNPVLPIERQIFEGQALMVQVLKDPIGTKGARLTAQISIAGRLLVFLPQDNHIGVSQKIPPTQREALRQRLLRLTATTDGSAAGGFILRTNAEDATDEELAEDTAYLRKTWLRIKEAATRQPSATLLHEDLNLMQRVLRDLVGADTHSIRIDSREQHGLLTAFAAEFMPDTVAKLQHYSGERPIFDLFNVDEDIVRALSRRVDLKSGGYLVIDQTEALTTVDVNTGGFVGARNFDDTVFRTNLEAAQAIARQLRLRNLGGIVIVDFIDMVREDHRDSVLSEFRKQLARDRVKTMTGGFSQLGLVEMTRKRTRESLAHMLSEPCEACSGKGVVKTARSVCYDILREILREARAFNPREFRVVASAKVVELFLDEERAHLAGLSDFIGKPISLQSEGSMTQEQYDIVLL is encoded by the coding sequence ATGAGCCAGGACATTCTGATCAATTGGTCCCCACAGGAAACGCGGGTGGCGGTGGTGGAGCAGGGGGCTGTGCAGGAGGTGCACCTGGAGCGCACGCTGGAGCGTGGTTTGGTCGGCAACATCTATCTGGGCAAGGTCTCGCGCGTGCTGCCCGGCATGCAGTCGGCCTTCATCGACATTGGCCTGGATCGCGCGGCCTTTCTGCATGTTGCCGACCTCATGCCCAACATCGCGGCCAAACACGCGGCACCACGTGCGAGTGTGCCGGCGGCGACCGAGTCAGAACCCGCAGCACCAGCTTCGGGCGCCAATGGCAAGCTGCTGGCTCCCAACCCTGTGCTGCCGATCGAGCGGCAAATCTTCGAGGGCCAGGCGCTGATGGTGCAGGTACTCAAGGACCCGATCGGCACCAAGGGCGCGCGCCTCACCGCACAGATCAGCATTGCGGGTCGCCTGCTGGTGTTCCTGCCGCAAGACAACCACATCGGCGTCTCGCAGAAGATTCCGCCGACGCAGCGCGAGGCCCTGCGCCAGCGCCTGCTGCGCCTGACGGCCACCACCGACGGCAGCGCAGCGGGTGGTTTCATCTTGCGCACCAACGCCGAAGACGCCACCGACGAAGAGCTTGCCGAAGACACGGCCTATTTGCGCAAGACCTGGCTGCGCATCAAGGAGGCGGCCACACGTCAGCCCTCGGCCACGCTGCTGCACGAAGACCTGAACCTCATGCAGCGCGTGCTGCGCGACCTGGTGGGGGCCGACACCCATTCCATTCGCATCGATTCGCGCGAGCAGCACGGCCTGCTCACCGCATTTGCCGCCGAGTTCATGCCCGACACCGTGGCCAAGCTGCAGCACTACAGCGGTGAGCGGCCGATCTTCGATCTGTTCAACGTCGATGAAGACATCGTGCGCGCGCTCAGCCGGCGGGTCGACCTGAAGTCGGGCGGCTACCTGGTGATCGACCAGACCGAGGCGCTGACCACGGTGGACGTGAACACCGGCGGTTTTGTGGGTGCGCGCAATTTCGACGACACGGTGTTCCGCACCAACCTCGAAGCAGCGCAAGCCATTGCAAGGCAACTGCGCCTGCGCAACCTGGGCGGCATCGTCATCGTGGATTTCATCGACATGGTGCGCGAGGATCACCGCGATTCGGTGCTCAGCGAGTTCCGCAAACAACTCGCGCGGGACCGCGTGAAAACCATGACCGGCGGCTTTTCGCAGCTCGGTCTGGTGGAGATGACACGCAAGCGCACGCGCGAGTCGCTGGCCCACATGCTCAGTGAGCCCTGCGAGGCCTGCAGTGGCAAAGGCGTGGTGAAGACCGCGCGCAGCGTGTGCTACGACATCCTGCGCGAGATCCTGCGCGAAGCCCGGGCTTTCAACCCGCGCGAGTTCCGCGTGGTGGCCTCGGCCAAGGTGGTGGAGCTGTTCCTCGACGAGGAACGGGCGCACCTCGCGGGTCTGTCGGACTTCATCGGCAAGCCGATTTCACTGCAGAGCGAAGGCTCGATGACGCAGGAACAATACGACATTGTTCTGTTGTGA
- the rlmH gene encoding 23S rRNA (pseudouridine(1915)-N(3))-methyltransferase RlmH, with product MKLLIVAVGQRVPDWAQTAYDDYAKRFPPELRVELKAVKTEPRGSKTLETLLAAERERIEAAIPRGSRIVALDERGITLTTKALAQQLNEWQLESDDVALVIGGPDGLDPAFRAAAHQRIRLSDLTLPHAMVRVLLIEQLYRAWSVNANHPYHRE from the coding sequence ATGAAGCTGCTGATCGTCGCGGTCGGGCAGCGGGTGCCCGACTGGGCCCAGACCGCCTACGACGATTACGCCAAGCGCTTTCCGCCCGAACTCCGTGTGGAGCTCAAAGCGGTCAAGACCGAACCGCGCGGCTCCAAGACCCTGGAAACGCTGCTCGCGGCCGAGCGGGAACGCATCGAGGCTGCGATCCCGCGCGGCTCGCGCATCGTGGCACTCGACGAGCGCGGCATCACCCTCACCACGAAGGCGCTGGCCCAGCAGCTGAACGAATGGCAGTTGGAGAGTGACGACGTGGCCTTGGTGATCGGCGGACCCGACGGCCTGGACCCCGCGTTTCGCGCCGCTGCCCACCAGCGCATCCGCTTGTCCGACCTGACGTTGCCACATGCCATGGTGAGGGTGCTCCTGATCGAGCAGCTCTACCGCGCGTGGTCCGTCAACGCCAACCACCCGTACCACAGAGAATGA
- the rsfS gene encoding ribosome silencing factor produces the protein MTSETIAKKDIQRLQRAIVDGLEDVKGQDIVVFNTEHLSPLFERVIVASGTSNRQTKALAASVRDAVREAGFDKPRIEGEDNGEWIIVDCGAAVAHVMQPVIRQYYRLEEIWGAKPVRLKHGAEKPVVAEAKPAKTSRKKPVATAAAQPAKSTARKAAQSAARTAAAAPAKPVAKTAAKKPAVKSAAKSAPAKTTAAKTTRKPATSAPKAALQKLVVKPRVAPSAKPAAKSAPKAASKAAPKAATNPAAKTPARKTTKAVAPRKA, from the coding sequence ATGACCAGCGAAACCATTGCCAAAAAAGACATCCAGAGACTCCAGCGGGCCATCGTCGACGGGCTGGAGGACGTCAAGGGGCAGGACATTGTGGTTTTCAACACCGAACACCTCTCACCGCTCTTCGAGCGCGTGATCGTCGCCAGCGGTACCTCGAACCGTCAGACCAAGGCCCTGGCCGCCAGTGTGCGCGATGCCGTGCGCGAAGCTGGCTTCGACAAGCCCCGCATTGAGGGCGAAGACAACGGCGAATGGATCATCGTGGACTGCGGCGCTGCCGTTGCCCACGTGATGCAGCCCGTGATCCGCCAGTACTACCGCCTTGAAGAGATCTGGGGCGCCAAGCCGGTTCGCCTGAAACACGGTGCCGAGAAGCCTGTGGTGGCAGAGGCCAAGCCCGCCAAGACCAGCCGCAAGAAGCCGGTGGCCACGGCCGCCGCCCAGCCTGCCAAGAGCACGGCGCGCAAGGCCGCGCAGTCGGCGGCCCGCACGGCTGCGGCTGCACCGGCCAAACCCGTGGCCAAAACCGCGGCCAAGAAGCCCGCAGTGAAGTCGGCAGCCAAGTCCGCTCCAGCCAAAACCACGGCTGCCAAGACCACCCGCAAACCAGCAACCAGCGCACCGAAAGCGGCGCTGCAGAAACTGGTGGTCAAGCCCCGCGTGGCTCCGAGCGCGAAGCCCGCCGCCAAATCCGCCCCGAAAGCGGCGTCCAAAGCGGCTCCCAAGGCCGCCACCAACCCCGCCGCCAAGACGCCTGCGCGCAAGACCACCAAGGCGGTTGCCCCTAGAAAGGCATGA
- the ybgF gene encoding tol-pal system protein YbgF, protein MKLSTAAPWALSLAVLWPFQAHALFGDDEARKAIIELRQKVDANKQASDAAAAEAREGDAGARRSMLELSNQIEQLRGELARLRGQNEQLAREVSELQRQQKDVQSGIDERLRQVEPLRIEYDGQTFTAAPAEKSDFDAAMAQLRKSEFQPASAAYAAFMQRYPASGYTPSVLYWLGNAQYASRAYKEAVVTHGRLVREFPAHVRTPEAMLAMANSQIELKDARTAKRTLEDLVKAYPNAEAAAAARERLARLR, encoded by the coding sequence ATGAAGCTCTCCACCGCAGCGCCCTGGGCGCTTTCGCTGGCAGTCTTGTGGCCCTTCCAGGCCCATGCCCTGTTCGGCGACGACGAGGCCCGCAAGGCCATCATCGAGCTGCGCCAGAAGGTGGATGCCAACAAGCAGGCTTCCGATGCCGCTGCAGCAGAAGCGCGGGAAGGTGATGCCGGCGCGCGGCGCAGCATGCTCGAGCTGTCCAACCAGATCGAGCAGTTGCGTGGTGAACTGGCGCGCCTGAGGGGCCAGAACGAACAATTGGCGCGCGAAGTCTCCGAACTCCAGCGCCAGCAGAAGGACGTGCAATCCGGCATCGACGAACGCTTGCGGCAGGTGGAGCCGCTGCGCATCGAGTACGACGGCCAGACGTTCACGGCAGCGCCCGCCGAAAAGAGCGACTTCGATGCTGCGATGGCGCAGTTGCGCAAGTCCGAGTTCCAGCCCGCGTCGGCGGCCTATGCCGCTTTCATGCAGCGGTATCCGGCCAGCGGCTACACACCCTCGGTGCTGTACTGGTTGGGCAACGCCCAGTACGCGAGCCGCGCTTACAAGGAAGCCGTGGTTACCCATGGCCGGCTGGTGCGCGAGTTCCCAGCCCATGTGCGCACGCCCGAGGCGATGCTCGCCATGGCCAACAGCCAGATCGAGCTGAAAGACGCGCGCACCGCCAAGCGCACGCTGGAAGACCTCGTGAAGGCGTACCCCAACGCCGAAGCCGCAGCAGCGGCGCGCGAGCGACTGGCCCGGCTGCGCTGA
- the hemF gene encoding oxygen-dependent coproporphyrinogen oxidase yields MKQTSLTAVREFLTDLQDRITSTVAMVDGGRFVVDKWTKPSGETLQGNGITQILEDGAVFERAGCGFSHVTGPRLPPSATQHRPELTGAPFEAMGVSLVFHPRNPYVPTVHMNVRMLAATPAGGEPVCWFGGGMDLTPYYGFEEDAVHFHQSVKNALDPFGVDKYPRFKTWCDEYFYLKHRDEQRGIGGVFFDDFSELGFDGSFAMMSSVGDAFLDAYLPIVDRRKNTPYGERERSFQLYRRGRYVEFNLVWDRGTHFGLQSGGRSESILLSMPPLVSWAYNRKTKKGTPEERLYKEFLVRKDWL; encoded by the coding sequence ATGAAACAGACGTCCTTGACCGCCGTGCGCGAGTTCCTCACCGATTTGCAGGACCGCATCACCTCCACCGTGGCCATGGTCGATGGTGGTCGTTTCGTGGTTGACAAGTGGACCAAGCCATCGGGTGAAACCTTGCAGGGCAACGGCATCACGCAGATCCTGGAAGACGGTGCCGTGTTCGAGCGGGCGGGCTGCGGGTTCTCGCACGTCACGGGTCCTCGCCTGCCGCCCTCGGCCACCCAACACCGGCCCGAACTGACCGGCGCGCCGTTTGAAGCCATGGGCGTCTCGCTGGTGTTCCACCCGCGCAACCCCTACGTGCCCACGGTGCACATGAATGTGCGCATGCTCGCCGCCACGCCCGCCGGTGGCGAGCCGGTGTGCTGGTTTGGCGGCGGCATGGACCTCACGCCCTACTACGGCTTTGAGGAAGACGCGGTGCATTTCCACCAGTCGGTGAAGAACGCGCTCGACCCCTTCGGCGTCGACAAGTACCCCCGCTTCAAAACCTGGTGCGACGAGTACTTCTATTTGAAACACCGCGATGAACAACGCGGCATTGGTGGTGTGTTTTTCGACGATTTCTCCGAACTCGGTTTTGACGGCAGCTTTGCCATGATGAGCTCGGTCGGCGATGCATTCCTTGACGCCTACCTGCCCATCGTCGACCGGCGCAAGAACACCCCGTACGGCGAGCGCGAACGCAGCTTCCAGCTCTACCGCCGTGGGCGCTATGTCGAATTCAACCTGGTGTGGGACCGTGGCACCCATTTCGGCCTGCAATCGGGTGGCCGCAGTGAATCCATCCTGTTGTCCATGCCGCCGCTGGTGAGCTGGGCATACAACCGCAAGACCAAAAAAGGCACGCCCGAGGAGCGGCTCTACAAGGAATTCCTGGTTCGCAAGGACTGGCTTTGA
- the nadD gene encoding nicotinate (nicotinamide) nucleotide adenylyltransferase — MKPGAASPQRVGMFGGAFDPPHWAHRALAETALQQLGLDVLHILPTGYAWHKTRVLSPAVDRVAMCHLAFDDLARVKIDEREIQRQGPSYTADTLHELRREYPGAQLFLILGADQLLSFRTWVRWQEVLDLATLAVANRATNIGADAPLDHAVETDLSQVGLPFDRLDMPLKNISATAVRARLGQAAQSTSTLEVLVPEAVASYISTHHLYQNPT, encoded by the coding sequence TTGAAGCCTGGTGCCGCGAGCCCTCAGCGCGTGGGCATGTTCGGTGGTGCGTTTGATCCGCCGCACTGGGCGCACCGCGCGCTGGCTGAAACCGCACTCCAGCAGCTCGGGCTGGACGTGTTGCACATCCTGCCCACCGGCTACGCCTGGCACAAGACCCGGGTGCTCTCACCCGCCGTCGATCGGGTGGCCATGTGCCATCTCGCGTTTGACGACCTGGCCCGTGTGAAGATCGACGAGCGCGAAATCCAGCGGCAAGGCCCGAGCTACACCGCCGATACGCTGCACGAACTCCGGCGCGAGTACCCAGGCGCACAGCTGTTTCTCATCCTGGGTGCCGACCAGTTGTTGTCGTTTCGCACCTGGGTGCGCTGGCAAGAGGTACTGGATTTGGCCACGCTGGCGGTGGCCAACCGCGCGACCAACATCGGAGCCGACGCCCCACTGGACCATGCCGTCGAGACCGACCTGTCGCAGGTGGGGCTCCCCTTTGACCGGCTGGACATGCCACTCAAGAACATCAGCGCGACCGCCGTACGGGCCCGACTGGGGCAGGCGGCACAGAGCACCAGCACCCTGGAGGTTCTGGTGCCCGAGGCCGTCGCAAGCTACATTTCAACCCATCACCTTTATCAGAATCCCACATGA
- the msbA gene encoding lipid A export permease/ATP-binding protein MsbA yields MFRKPAYFGTDPLLTASNRTNPPLAGTLTQRLLRLWPYFRSAKTGIALAAISTLIGALTEPLIPALLKTLLDRGFAEGDIDLWMVPVALMGLFGVRGLAGFVAQYTLSYTASLGLLNLRRAMFVKLNDAQMTLFARQSASKLSNTLVYEVQTGSQMLVSAFLTLTKDSLTVIALMGYLFYLNWKLTLIVLTVFPGLILIMRVLSRRLYKLTRDSQTATDELAYVVEENALAHRMVRLHGAQARQTERFDVLSVALRRLALKSTIAMAAMTPLTQLLASAALSAVIAVALWQSSSSGVTVGNFVAFVTAMLMLITPIRHLAEISAPITRGLAALERGLELIENTPEQPGGAHTADRVAGSIDLRDVWVRYPAKDDQVVRSDDDSLVALRGISLNIHPGETVAFVGPSGSGKTTLVNLLPRFVEFERGDIRLDGVPLTDWNLASLRRQYAMVSQDVVMLNDTLAANVALGAMGNEVDEGRVRAALLSANLGELVERLPQGIHSTVGHNAAELSGGQRQRLAIARAVYKDAPILILDEATSALDNESERLVQDALAHLMKGRTTLVIAHRLSTIEHADRVVVLADGRISEQGTHRELLQADGLYARLHAQSFRPETPT; encoded by the coding sequence ATGTTCCGCAAGCCCGCATACTTTGGGACCGATCCGCTTTTGACCGCCTCCAACCGTACCAACCCACCACTGGCCGGCACGCTGACCCAGCGCCTGCTGCGCCTGTGGCCTTATTTCCGTTCGGCCAAGACCGGCATCGCCCTGGCCGCCATCAGCACGCTGATCGGTGCGCTGACCGAGCCACTCATTCCCGCGCTGCTCAAGACGCTGCTTGACCGTGGCTTTGCCGAAGGCGACATCGATCTGTGGATGGTGCCCGTGGCGCTCATGGGCCTGTTCGGCGTCCGCGGGCTGGCCGGCTTCGTGGCGCAGTACACGCTGTCCTACACCGCCAGCCTGGGCCTGCTCAACCTGCGCCGGGCCATGTTCGTCAAGCTCAACGACGCCCAGATGACGCTGTTCGCCCGCCAGAGCGCCAGCAAACTGTCCAACACACTGGTCTACGAGGTGCAGACCGGCTCGCAGATGCTGGTGTCGGCCTTCCTCACGCTCACCAAGGACAGCCTCACGGTGATCGCGTTGATGGGCTACCTGTTCTACCTGAACTGGAAACTCACGCTGATCGTGTTGACCGTGTTTCCAGGCCTGATCCTCATCATGCGGGTGCTCTCGCGCCGCCTCTACAAACTCACCCGGGACAGCCAGACCGCCACCGACGAACTGGCCTATGTGGTGGAAGAAAACGCCCTGGCCCACCGCATGGTGCGGCTGCACGGCGCCCAGGCGCGCCAGACCGAGCGCTTCGACGTGCTCAGCGTGGCGCTGCGCCGGCTGGCGCTCAAGTCCACCATCGCCATGGCGGCCATGACACCGCTCACGCAGTTGCTCGCCTCGGCCGCCCTGTCGGCCGTGATCGCGGTAGCACTGTGGCAAAGCAGCAGCAGCGGCGTGACGGTGGGCAACTTCGTGGCCTTCGTCACCGCCATGCTGATGCTGATCACACCGATCCGCCACCTGGCCGAGATCAGTGCGCCCATCACGCGCGGCCTCGCGGCGCTGGAGCGTGGCCTGGAACTCATCGAGAACACGCCTGAGCAACCCGGGGGCGCGCACACGGCCGATCGCGTGGCCGGCTCCATCGACTTGAGGGATGTGTGGGTGCGCTACCCGGCCAAGGACGACCAGGTCGTGCGCAGCGACGACGACAGCCTGGTGGCGTTGCGCGGCATCTCGCTGAACATCCACCCGGGCGAGACCGTGGCCTTCGTCGGCCCTTCCGGCTCGGGCAAGACCACGCTGGTCAACCTGCTGCCGCGTTTCGTCGAATTCGAGCGCGGCGACATCCGGCTCGACGGCGTGCCCCTGACCGACTGGAACCTGGCCAGTTTGCGACGCCAGTACGCCATGGTGAGCCAGGACGTGGTGATGCTCAACGACACCCTCGCGGCCAACGTGGCCCTGGGAGCCATGGGCAACGAGGTCGATGAAGGCCGGGTGCGCGCGGCATTGCTGTCAGCCAACCTAGGCGAGTTGGTCGAGCGCCTGCCGCAGGGCATTCACAGCACCGTGGGACACAACGCCGCCGAGCTCTCGGGCGGCCAGCGCCAGCGGCTGGCGATTGCGCGAGCCGTCTACAAGGACGCCCCCATCCTCATCCTGGACGAAGCAACTTCAGCGCTGGACAACGAATCGGAGCGGCTGGTGCAGGACGCACTCGCCCACCTGATGAAGGGCCGCACCACCCTGGTGATTGCACACCGCCTGTCCACCATCGAACACGCCGACCGTGTGGTCGTGCTGGCCGACGGTCGCATCAGCGAACAGGGCACGCACCGCGAGCTGCTGCAGGCCGACGGCCTCTACGCCCGGCTGCATGCCCAGAGCTTCAGGCCCGAAACACCAACCTGA
- the tolB gene encoding Tol-Pal system beta propeller repeat protein TolB, with protein sequence MLDLNRHNALPLIPRRRALGLVSTLPLLAWPLASQAQFRVEVAGVGLTQFPFSVVGFRGNEVASENIAAIVRADLERSGQFRFVEPIAGGLDETSRPDLGPWRERKSDSLLTGSVTRLADGRFDVRFRLWDVVRGQDLGGLSYPVGAQDLRLAAHRIADFIYEKITGEKGVFSTRIAYVTKTAQRHNLWVADADGESARAALTSPEPIISPSWAPGGAQLAYVSFEARKPVIYAHDVASGKRRLLANFKGSNSAPSWSPDGRSVVATLSLSGNAQVYSMDANGGEPRRLSQSASIDTEPVFSPDGKTIYFVSDRGGSPQVYRMGSQGGNAQRLTFTGNYNISPAPSPDGRWLAFISRVNGAFRLHVMELSSGNVTALTESSADESPSFSPNSRMIIYATREKGQEALMTTTVDGRIKTRLAGAQGDIREPEWGPFLR encoded by the coding sequence ATGCTGGATTTGAACCGACACAACGCGCTGCCCCTGATCCCGAGACGCCGCGCGCTCGGCCTGGTTTCCACCCTCCCTCTGCTGGCTTGGCCTCTGGCTTCGCAAGCCCAGTTCCGGGTTGAGGTGGCGGGCGTCGGCCTCACCCAGTTTCCGTTCTCTGTCGTGGGTTTTCGCGGCAATGAGGTGGCCAGCGAGAACATCGCCGCCATCGTGCGCGCCGATCTGGAACGCAGTGGTCAGTTCCGTTTTGTGGAGCCCATTGCGGGCGGTCTGGACGAAACCTCCCGCCCCGACCTTGGTCCCTGGCGCGAGCGCAAGTCCGATTCCTTGCTCACCGGCAGCGTCACCAGACTGGCCGACGGCCGCTTTGACGTACGTTTCCGTCTCTGGGACGTGGTCCGTGGCCAGGACCTCGGTGGACTGAGCTACCCGGTGGGCGCGCAAGACCTGCGCCTGGCGGCCCACCGAATCGCCGATTTCATCTACGAGAAGATCACCGGCGAAAAGGGCGTGTTCTCCACCCGCATCGCCTACGTCACCAAGACCGCACAGCGCCACAACCTGTGGGTGGCTGATGCCGATGGTGAAAGCGCTCGTGCGGCCCTCACGAGCCCCGAACCCATCATCTCGCCGAGCTGGGCACCGGGTGGTGCGCAGCTGGCCTATGTGTCGTTCGAGGCCCGCAAGCCCGTGATCTATGCCCACGACGTGGCGTCGGGCAAGCGTCGGCTGCTGGCCAATTTCAAGGGCTCGAACAGCGCGCCATCCTGGTCGCCTGATGGCCGCTCGGTGGTGGCCACGCTTTCGCTCTCGGGCAACGCACAGGTCTACTCCATGGATGCCAACGGAGGTGAACCCCGCCGCCTGAGCCAGTCGGCCAGCATCGACACCGAACCGGTGTTCAGCCCCGATGGCAAGACCATCTATTTCGTGAGCGACCGCGGAGGCTCGCCGCAGGTGTACCGCATGGGGTCGCAAGGTGGCAATGCGCAGCGCCTGACCTTCACCGGCAACTACAACATCTCGCCCGCGCCCAGCCCCGACGGCCGCTGGCTGGCGTTCATCTCACGGGTGAACGGAGCCTTCCGCCTGCATGTGATGGAGCTCTCCAGTGGCAACGTCACGGCGCTCACCGAATCGAGCGCCGACGAGAGCCCCAGCTTCTCGCCCAACAGCCGCATGATCATCTACGCCACCCGGGAAAAGGGGCAGGAAGCCCTGATGACCACCACGGTGGATGGGCGCATCAAAACCCGGCTGGCCGGCGCGCAGGGTGACATCCGGGAGCCCGAGTGGGGCCCGTTCCTGCGCTGA
- the pal gene encoding peptidoglycan-associated lipoprotein Pal produces the protein MTTSISTASLQNTWARRGVRLVAGLGLAAVLAACSSGVKLDDVPVENRTGSAVNSGGAAGGQGGAVDPRGVSGVSVGGADSAQPAAVARIIYFDYDSFEVKADSAATLEANARYLNANRTRRVNLEGHTDERGGREYNLALGQKRAEAVRRALSLLGVTDAQMEAVSFGEEKPAQVGLDETSFAKNRRVELTYR, from the coding sequence ATGACCACATCCATCTCGACCGCTTCTCTTCAAAACACCTGGGCCCGACGCGGCGTTCGCCTGGTTGCCGGCTTGGGCCTGGCCGCTGTGCTGGCCGCTTGCAGCTCGGGCGTGAAGCTCGACGATGTGCCGGTTGAAAATCGAACGGGCTCGGCGGTCAACTCCGGTGGTGCTGCGGGTGGGCAAGGTGGTGCGGTCGATCCGCGCGGCGTGTCGGGCGTGTCCGTGGGTGGTGCAGACTCGGCGCAGCCTGCCGCCGTGGCCCGCATCATCTATTTCGACTACGACAGCTTCGAGGTCAAGGCCGATTCAGCCGCCACGCTGGAAGCCAACGCACGCTACCTCAATGCCAACCGCACTCGCCGTGTGAACCTCGAAGGTCACACCGACGAGCGTGGCGGCCGCGAATACAACCTGGCTCTTGGTCAGAAGCGCGCCGAAGCTGTGCGCCGTGCGCTCAGCCTGCTGGGCGTGACCGATGCACAGATGGAAGCGGTGAGCTTTGGTGAAGAAAAACCTGCGCAGGTCGGCCTGGACGAAACCTCGTTCGCCAAGAACCGCCGCGTTGAACTGACCTACCGTTGA
- a CDS encoding Maf family protein — protein MSDFIYLASQSPRRKQLLEQWGVRCELLLPDADEDAESLEAVLPGEVPAAYVQRVTGLKLQASLERLKRRGLPLAPVLCADTTVALGRRILGKPADAAEACGMLASLAGQRHRVLTAVAVGVPGKRNPRIHTALSTSWVTFEPLTAAQIARYVTSGEPMGKAGAYAIQGRASLWVSHISGSYSGIMGLPAHETAQVLHAAGVRLI, from the coding sequence ATGAGCGACTTCATTTATCTCGCGTCCCAGAGCCCGCGCCGCAAACAGCTGCTCGAGCAGTGGGGCGTTCGTTGCGAACTGCTGCTGCCCGATGCTGACGAAGACGCCGAGTCGCTGGAAGCCGTGTTGCCGGGTGAGGTGCCCGCCGCCTATGTTCAGCGCGTGACAGGCCTGAAGCTGCAGGCCTCGCTCGAGCGCCTGAAACGCCGTGGCCTGCCTCTCGCGCCTGTGCTGTGCGCCGACACCACCGTGGCGCTGGGTCGCCGCATCCTGGGCAAGCCCGCCGATGCGGCAGAGGCCTGCGGCATGCTCGCCAGCCTGGCAGGCCAGCGCCACCGCGTGCTCACCGCCGTGGCGGTGGGCGTGCCCGGCAAACGCAATCCGCGCATCCACACGGCCCTGTCCACCTCGTGGGTCACGTTCGAGCCGTTGACAGCCGCGCAGATCGCGCGCTACGTGACCAGCGGTGAGCCCATGGGCAAGGCCGGGGCTTATGCGATCCAGGGGCGCGCGAGCCTCTGGGTGAGCCACATCAGCGGCAGCTATTCGGGCATCATGGGCTTGCCCGCGCACGAGACAGCGCAGGTGCTGCACGCCGCCGGTGTGCGGCTGATCTGA
- a CDS encoding 1-acyl-sn-glycerol-3-phosphate acyltransferase yields the protein MQFQGSRLARWLLGRLGWTVNFGGFPALQGVAIVYPHTSNWDFVVMLLAKWSMGVPARFWGKDSLFRVPLLGAWVRWLGGIALDRHSPRGAVSDMVALMAEHRRQGRMLWLALSPEGTRRRTSGWRSGFYQVARGADVPLALIRLDYSRKQIDVTDFVRLSGDVAADHARIAQLYGDARGLHPELASPIQPLSKSTSLDTV from the coding sequence GTGCAATTCCAGGGCTCAAGGCTGGCGCGCTGGCTGCTGGGACGCCTGGGCTGGACGGTGAATTTCGGCGGTTTTCCGGCCCTGCAAGGCGTGGCCATCGTCTACCCGCATACCAGCAACTGGGATTTCGTGGTGATGCTGCTGGCCAAGTGGTCCATGGGTGTGCCTGCGCGTTTCTGGGGCAAGGACTCGCTGTTTCGTGTGCCGCTGCTGGGCGCCTGGGTGCGTTGGCTGGGCGGCATTGCGCTGGACCGCCATTCGCCACGCGGCGCCGTCAGCGACATGGTGGCCCTCATGGCCGAGCACCGCCGGCAGGGCCGAATGCTCTGGCTGGCCTTGTCGCCCGAAGGCACGCGGCGGCGCACGTCCGGCTGGCGCAGCGGTTTCTACCAGGTCGCGCGAGGGGCAGACGTGCCGCTGGCCTTGATCCGGCTGGATTACAGTCGCAAGCAGATCGATGTGACCGACTTCGTGCGCCTGAGCGGAGACGTGGCGGCCGATCACGCCCGGATTGCGCAGCTCTACGGTGATGCCCGTGGCTTGCACCCCGAACTGGCCAGCCCCATTCAGCCCCTGTCCAAATCCACCTCTCTTGACACGGTTTGA